The following are from one region of the Arachis duranensis cultivar V14167 chromosome 10, aradu.V14167.gnm2.J7QH, whole genome shotgun sequence genome:
- the LOC127742589 gene encoding mitochondrial import inner membrane translocase subunit TIM17-3-like has protein sequence MYTFFKDKTPETREQCLDYVLNSGGSGFLKGVIGGSTFYFFKSLCSSPTHAATACHAVLLNAPRVGGKFAAWYALNSAVNYTLCSVRQKNDSWNRISAPAIGSGLLSLCRRSLRASAYFTMFGALIGTVREVGLITLNKFEADCRLEGLRKAVAEFEEGSTYRCNVAGRN, from the coding sequence ATGTATACTTTCTTCAAGGATAAAACTCCGGAAACAAGGGAACAATGCCTTGATTATGTCCTCAATTCAGGGGGCTCTGGGTTCTTGAAGGGCGTAATCGGCGGATCCACCTTCTACTTTTTCAAGTCCCTTTGCAGCTCTCCAACCCATGCTGCTACCGCTTGCCACGCCGTCCTCCTCAATGCACCCCGTGTCGGAGGCAAGTTTGCCGCCTGGTATGCCCTAAATAGTGCCGTCAACTACACCTTGTGTTCTGTTCGTCAGAAAAACGACTCCTGGAACCGCATATCTGCCCCGGCCATCGGCAGCGGGCTGCTCTCTTTGTGCCGCCGCAGTCTCAGAGCCTCCGCATACTTCACCATGTTTGGTGCTCTCATCGGCACAGTACGAGAGGTCGGCTTAATCACGTTGAACAAGTTTGAGGCCGATTGCAGGCTTGAGGGTTTGAGGAAGGCAGTAGCCGAATTTGAGGAAGGTAGTACCTATAGATGCAATGTAGCGGGTCGAAATTGA